The proteins below come from a single Columba livia isolate bColLiv1 breed racing homer chromosome 26, bColLiv1.pat.W.v2, whole genome shotgun sequence genomic window:
- the SYF2 gene encoding pre-mRNA-splicing factor SYF2, whose translation MAAAEVSALGGLGAPDADGGGSSGSEDEARPEAAAAAAAAAQKREERLRRFRELHMKRNEARKLNHQEVVEEDKRLKLPANWEAKKARLEWQLQVEEKKKECAARGEDYERVKLLEISAEEAERWERKKKKKNPDLGFSDYAAAQLRQYQRLTRQIKPDLEQYEQMKEQYGEALYPTSNSLIHGSHVPSKEGIDRMVADLEKQIEKREKYSRRRPYNDDADIDYINERNAKFNKKAERFYGKYTAEIKQNLERGTAV comes from the exons ATGGCGGCGGCGGAGGTGTCGGCGCTCGGCGGTCTGGGAGCTCCCGATGCGGACGGCGGG GGCTCCTCGGGCTCGGAGGACGAGGCGAGGCCTgaagcggcggcggcggcagcggcggcagcgCAGAAGCGGGAGGAGCGGCTGCGCAGGTTCCGCGAGCTCCACATGAAGCGG AATGAGGCTCGCAAGCTGAATCACCAGGAAGTGGTGGAAGAAGATAAAAGACTGAAATTGCCAGCGAACTGGGAAGCCAAGAAAGCTCGTCTGGAGTGGCAGCTGcaggtggaggaaaagaagaag GAATGTGCGGCGAGAGGAGAAGACTACGAGCGGGTGAAACTGCTGGAGATCAGCGCTGAGGAGGCTGAGaggtgggaaaggaaaaagaagaagaaaaacccagACCTAGGATTTTCAG ATTATGCGGCCGCTCAGCTGCGCCAGTACCAGCGGCTGACCCGGCAGATCAAACCCGACCTGGAGCAGTACGAGCAGATGAAGGAGCAATA CGGAGAAGCGCTTTATCCCACCTCCAACAGTCTCATCCACGGGAGTCACGTGCCGTCTAAGGAAGGGATCGATAGAATGGTTGCAGATCTCGAGAAACA GATTGAAAAGCGTGAAAAATACAGTCGCCGACGTCCTTACAATGACGACGCGGACATTGACTACATCAACGAGCGCAACGCCAAGTTCAACAAGAAGGCGGAGAGGTTCTACGGGAAGTACACGGCCGAGATCAAACAGAACCTGGAGAGAGGAACGGCTGTCTGA
- the RSRP1 gene encoding arginine/serine-rich protein 1, with amino-acid sequence MRAGPRYVTGEGKFWKVLGPPQSLLGGGSERRRLAALRLSGLYRDSFPWPVAMGVTHEAGLSPQASPQEQDPCAGSPAGWSRSALASQGTQPRGCPAAPSGTETGGCRTTMKMEPASESTCAEKTVVRKTEDMTGFMDDLTLSSPKKRESSLRSKRSCDRSSSRSSSRSSCSSRSSSSSSSSASSRSWSRSRSRSRSRARRNGSRRYRRYSRSYSRSRSRSRGYRRYRGRYHARHYRRYRRSPPRYRSRSRSWSRGRSYYRRSYSRSRSRSRGRRYYGFGRTIYPEIYRSWRSRSRTRSRSRSPLHLSEKDKRELLEIAKANAAKALGTDNIVLPASLKILPPSREIKKEKQEHEGAGESAEQPQGEAEDMTRSGMERAAIPRSISFSPNNTMAKPALQKPVSHVVKEPAVSPAREEDKKGSPYGQWVPVKKEKKTFLNFSPKSAPFRAR; translated from the exons ATGCGCGCTGGCCCGCGTTACGTAACCGGGGAGGGGAAGTTCTGGAAGGTTCTGGGTCCGCCTCAGTCGCTGCTGGGCGGCGGGAGCGAGCGGAGGCGCTTGGCAGCGCTGCGTCTGTCGGGACTCTATCGCGACTCGTTTCCTTGGCCAGTCGCTATGGGGGTGACTCACGAAGCGGGGCTGTCTCCTCAGGCGTCGCCGCAGGAGCAGGATCCGTGCGCGGGAAGCCCGGCGGGCTGGAGCCG AAGCGCCCTGGCGTCTCAGGGGACccagccccggggctgcccggcGGCTCCGAGCG GAACAGAGACCGGGGGTTGCAGAACAACAATGAAAATGGAACCAGCTTCTGAAAGTACCTGCGCGGAGAAAACAGTGGTTAGGAAGACCGAGGACATGACAGGCTTCATGGATGACTTAACCCTTAGTTcgccaaagaaaagagaatcatCTTTGAGATCCAAGAGAAGTTGTGACAGGTCCTCAAGCAGGTCATCCAGCAGATCCTCCTGCAGCTCACGGTCCAGTTCAAGTAGTTCCTCTTCAGCTTCCTCCAGGAGTTGGAGCCGGTCCAGATCGAGATCAAGGTCACGGGCCAGACGAAATGGTTCCCGGAGGTACAGGAGATACTCGCGGTCCTATTCCAGAAGCCGGTCCAGGTCGCGTGGGTACAGGAGGTACCGGGGGAGGTACCACGCCAGGCACTACAGGAGGTACCGGCGCTCCCCGCCCCGCTACCGGTCACGCAGCAGGTCCTGGTCTCGTGGAAGATCCTATTACAGAAGGTCCTACTCAAGGAGCCGGTCGCGTTCAAGAGGCCGAAGATACTACGGATTTGGGCGAACAATATATCCCGAGATTTAcaggagctggagaagcagatCACGAACAAGATCTCGGAGTAGGTCACCTCTCCATTTGAGTGAAAAAg ACAAGAGGGAACTCCTGGAAATAGCGAAAGCTAATGCAGCAAAAGCTCTGGGAACAGATAACATCGTCCTGCCAGCGAGCTTGAAGATCCTTCCTCCTTCcagagagataaagaaagaaaagcaagagcaTGAAGGTGCTGGAGAGTCAGCTGAG CAACCccaaggagaggcagaagacaTGACCAGGAGCGGGATGGAGAGAGCAGCCATACCCAGGAGCATTTCTTTCAGTCCTAAT AACACAATGGCAAAGCCAGCGCTGCAGAAGCCAGTGAGCCATGTTGTTAAAGAACCGGCAGTGTCTCCGGCCAGAGAAGAGGACAAAAAGGGAAGTCCCTATGGGCAGTGGGTTCCTGtcaagaaggagaagaaaacatttttaaacttctCACCTAAAAGTGCACCATTCCGGGCACgctga
- the TMEM50A gene encoding transmembrane protein 50A gives MSGFLESLRCSECVDWGEKRNTIASVAAGVLFFTGWWIIIDAAVKYPKMEDFNHSYHACGVIATIAFLMINAVSNGQVRGDSYSEGCLGQTGARIWLFIGFMMAFGSLIASMWILFGGYVVKEKPVVYPGIAVFFQNAFIFFGGLVFKFGRTEDLWQ, from the exons atgtcaGGTTTTCTGGAGAGCCTGAGGTGCTCGGAGTGCGTTGACTGGGGGGAGAAGCGGAACACGATCGCTTCTGTCGCCGCAGGAGTGCTG TTTTTTACAGGTTGGTGGATAATCATAGATGCAGCTGTAAAATACCCTAAAATGGAAGATTTCAACCACTCATACCATGCCTGCGGGGTTATAGCCACTATTGCGTTCCTAAT GATCAACGCGGTGTCCAACGGGCAGGTGCGGGGTGACAGTTACAGCGAAGGCTGCCTGGGACAAACAG GTGCTCGGATCTGGCTGTTCATTGGTTTTATGATGGCTTTTGGGTCACTGATTGCTTCCATGTGGATCCTTTTTGGAGGCTACGTTGTTAAGG aAAAACCGGTGGTATACCCAGGAATAGCTGTGTTTTTCCAGAACGCGTTCATCTTTTTTGG AGGACTGGTCTTCAAGTTCGGTCGCACGGAAGATCTGTGGCAGTGA